In Camelina sativa cultivar DH55 chromosome 13, Cs, whole genome shotgun sequence, the genomic window ATGAACTTATTGGTTATGACTACTAGGATGCAATTGAAAATcatagaagagaaaaagaatgtAGAGTTGCAGCTGAGAAGCTTCAGGATTCTCTCCGGGAAGAGCTTGACAAAGTGAAAGAAGACAAAATGGCTGCCAAGAATAAGGTACAGCAGAATTCCTTCTCCCTTATTGTGTATTACTCCTCTTAGCACTTGGCATTATCTTTTCCCTTTTAATTTCTAGGTGACGTCCCTTGAAGATATGTACAAAAGGCTGCAAGAGTACAACACAAGTTTGCAACAATATAACACTAAACTCCAGACTGATCTTCAAGCAGTTCGAGAGGCACACACTCGTGCTGAAAAGGAAAAGTCAAGTATACTAGAGAACCTTACTACACTTAGGGTTCACAGTAAATCACTACAGGAACAACTAGCGTTGAGCCGGGTGAATATCCTTGACATGATTCTTGCATTTCTAAAATTGTGAGTGATATAATTGCTTATTAGTTTGTTTCTCTTCCCTTTCCGTGATCAAGGTTTCACAAGATGAAGCGGTAAAACAAAAGGAGTCATTGCTGGCGGAAGTCAAGAACCTTCGGAGCGAGCTCCAACAAGTTCGGGATGATCGTGATCGCCAGGTTGTACAGTCGAAAAATCTGGCTGATGAGATACTGATGTATCAGGAGAGTGTTGGAAAGTCTTCTCATGAGTTGGACATCTTGATTGCAAAATCAGGATCCTTGGAGGTTAGCTCACACTCGAAGTTTCACATTTTTGACTTATATTTAGTTTTCTGAAAATGTCAATCCTATGTTGCAGGAAACATGCTCGTTGCAGAAAGAGCGTATAAAAATGTTGGAGCAGGAATTAACTTTTGCCAATGAAAAGCTAAAGGTAAATTTGGTGATCCGCCAACTTTCAAATACTCTTTACTTTGCCAATTGTTCCTTTAGACTGACAcatacttttttatttacttatctGTACAGATGGTAGATGCATCTATGTCTCATACTATGACAGAATTTGCGGAACAGAAACAACGTTTGTACGAATTGCAAGATCGCCTTGCAGACACGGAGCATCAACTTTGTGAAGGAGAGTTATTACGGAAGAAGCTCCATAACACCATCCTTgtaagaaaatgatataaaacGGGATCTTCTTATACTGAGACCATCTCTAATTTTAAGTACtccataaaaatatttagtttttggaACTATTTTAAGTTCTAGAGCCTTTCTTTTAAGTTCGCTAAACAAAGCTTCTATTTCAGGAACTCAAAGGAAACATACGCGTGTTCTGCCGAGTGCGGCCCTTGCTACCAGATGATGGAGGACGCCAAGAGGCCAGTGTTATTGCTTATCCTACATCAACGGAATCTCTTGGGAGAGGCATTGATGTGGTCCAAACTGGTATATTCAGAGACTTATCTTTTTTAACTTTGCTCAATTAGGTAATATGCttacattaattcatttttttgtgcTTTATATGGGGTTCTTAGGTAACAAGCATCCTTTCACCTTCGACAAGGTCTTCGACCACGGGGCTTCTCAGGAGGAAGTATTCTTTGAAATATCTCAACTTGTACAGAGCGCATTAGATGGCTACAAGGTTCAGTACTTTTGACTATCTTGTAGATACCCAATATGCAAATTCTAGTTATATACAAGTATTTGAATTATTGTTATTGttcttatgtagttgtagcagaTTTTATTAAAACTCTTCTTTATGTTAGGGGgcagacaacacttaaactgaTCCCTttgcctttgtttttttctcatatcTTTGTGGACAGGTGTGTATTTTTGCATACGGTCAGACAGGTTCTGGCAAAACCTACACCATGATGGGCAGGCCAGACAAGCCAGAACAGAAGGGACTGATCCCTAGATCACTTgaacaaatcttcaaaactaGCCAGTCTCTTCGTGCCCAAGGTTGGAAATACAAGATGCAGGTACATATTTCTCTTACAATATTCTCAAGGTTTGTTGAATGCTTTCCTTGGTagcatttttaaatttatttttacttgtaGGTCTCAATGTTGGAGATCTACAATGAGTCCATCAGAGACTTGCTTATGACAAACCGAACAATTGCTATAGAGTCTGTGCGAGGAGACAGTAGTAGCACCTCTGGAAGACAGTatacaatcacacatgatgctAATGGAAACACGCATGTTAGTGACCTGACAATAGTAGATGTATGTAGCATCGGACAAATTTCTTCACTATTGCAGCAGGCCGCTCAGAGCAGGTTTGCCTtgagttttgagaatttgtgtTTGTTATTTCATATCCTACATACAGGAGTTGTATTAGTAGATGTACTACTTTCTCTTTGGTTAAGTCGATTGCTAGGCATATCTAGTAATGTAAAATGACATGGCTTttgacttttgaaaatattgttacACTGTATTTGTTCTGGtataacaaattacaaaactaaaggATGATGAACTCTTATGTTGCAGGTCCGTTGGTAAGACTCAAATGAACGAGCAGTCATCAAGGAGTCATTTCGTGTTTACTCTTCGGATTTCTGGTGTCAATGAGGTTAAATTTTCTGCCTTTGGGGTCGTTATTACTTtgtgttgtaaattttatttctcaCTTTTAAAACTCTCCTATTTCAGAGCACTGAACAGCAGGTACAAGGAGTTCTTAACCTAATTGATCTTGCTGGAAGTGAACGACTCTCAAAGAGCGGGGCAACCGGAGAGCGGTTAAAGGAGACACaggtttttttgtctttgaaaATACAGTCTTCTAAGATACTCCCATTGATTTTTTGAACTTACCCTCCAATCTTTGTTCTTTCCTTGACCAGGCTATAAATAAAAGCTTGTCTGCTTTGAGTGATGTTATATTTGCATTGGCTAAGAAAGAGGATCATGTTCCTTTCAGAAACTCAAAGTTAACCTATTTACTCCAGGTTAGATTCCATTTTGACTTCAGAATGATTATGCATTAATCTGTCTATCTAGATTATTTTTAACAAAGGGTAATCGTTTTTGAGTACAGCCGTGTTTAGGAGGAGACTCAAAAACCTTAATGTTTGTGAATATATCACCTGATCCATCTTCTACTGGAGAGTCCCTTTGCTCTCTTCGGTTTGCGGCTAGAGTGAATGCTTGTGAGATTGGAATACCTCGCAGACAAACTTCGGCAAAACTCCTCGACTCTCGCCTGAGTTACGGTTAAACACTAGTGGGTTGAGTTTCTATCTCTCATATGTATAACAACGGCAATTGTTTTAGAGGTTTGTAATTTTCTGATTGTAAGTTCCAAGCTCATAAGCATCAGGAACTCTAGTGTGCTCTCAATTTGATTGTGTAAGCAACTTGCTATCTTGGCAATGTCGTGTGAGGAAATCTCCACTATTGTGTAATGTAATTTGTCTGATAAGACATAACTAAATAAGTTCTTGATCTGTTTACATAGTTTCGACACAACAGTAATGGTCTAAACTCTATATTTACAAACAGTAAGTACACAAAAGACATCAACGAGGATAAACAATAGTGATGGAAGAATCATCAACAGATAGAGGCAAAGACTTGCTTGTTGCTGACTGATCAGATGCAGAAGCTCCTGATCGTTGATCTTTAGAGGCTCTCatgttttgaagaagaaacccagATCTCTTTGGAATTGGTAAAGTAACAGTGAAGCTGTTCATCATCACAAGTATGTTGTCCATTGAAGGTCTCTCTGAACAATCATCTTGAACACATAATAGAGCAATGTGAATGCATCTGATCACTTCATTTGTCTGAAAATTCCCTCCCATTGCTTCGTCCACTAGCTCCAATGGTGATTTCTCCACCCATAGCTTCCGCACCTGCAGAGTGTTTTTCATCAAAACCCGATTTTtagaatgtttttaaaaccggtACTGAACAATAGTTATTGATTGGTAATACCCACATAGGTCACCAAATCTCCAAGACCATCTTCATAGAAGATGCTGTTCTTTTTACCGGTTATGAGTTCAAGAACTAAGACTCCGAAACTATAAACATCCGATTTCACCGAGTATTGCCCGTGGATTGCATACTCCGGAGACATATAACCACTAAAGAGAGAACTTGTTTAATATTAGCGGATTCCGTGGAATCAACTCGGTAACTTGCGCATCAAGTTTCAATCCCCGTGATCACGTAACGAGATACAATTGCGATtgtatattaattgtaattagaTATGTTGAGACCTTGTATAAAGGATTGTAATACAACATCTAATGGAATAACACAAGAAACTTTATTCTTTACAAAAGGAATAGGATTACCACGGATGTTAAAGATGGGTTTAAACCCATTGGGTACACGGACCCGTCTTTAAAATCAGGCTTGAGACATGTTttctgtaataaaaaaaaatatgggttTAAATTGGGCGGGTACCCAAATTAATAAACTCTTACTCGGGTTTACCCTATAAGACTATGGTtctgattggtaacggctgttatttttggctgtagagactttgattttaaaattttagttgtaaAGAATTTGGCTGTAAATGCtttgactgtagaaacttttaactgttaaaatctgattgtttaccaacaaattttaaagctgtagctgttatttttattattattattaaataataataatgaatatatattatgttagaaattaatttatatagcaATTTAATgacaaattaatttttcttaataataaattaaaattctaaaaaatataagtcaatcaaatatgtgattttgtttgaaaattgattaaaaacaaacaactataagaataagaaataaataactgAAGTTGCAGAcatcaattaattaagttattaaaatttgaaataatgtaaaaatataaaatgcatTGAGTAGTTATATGAGCAGTCAAAAATTCATTTACCACTAATCAAGGCATTGTttgattgttattatattattaatgataaaattcATAAAGTCTTTTACCGTATTATTAGtgataatgaaaaaataaaatttattactgaaatggatcttaaaggaaagagaaaaaaataagaataattaatttacaaaaataaaatatataaaaactaaatatatacttttggaaagcttttaaatataaaagggagaaaaaaaaaagaatacttttaaaattgtttagtttttaaatcatgaattttgacgctttaaaaaaaatgggaaaacaaagaagagaaaaaaaataagtggctttcaaaacttaaaaaaaaaacaaaaacaaaaagtctaaTGGACAAAAAAGTAgctttcataattttaaacatttttaaaatcttaaaaatgtgCTACCAATCAGGGCCTATGGATACCCACCGGAATATTGTTAGTAAAACAATGACGTTTTGCTTCCCAAATATCAAAAG contains:
- the LOC104738453 gene encoding kinesin-like protein KIN-14D, with the protein product MPLLRNQNRAPLPSPNVVSLLLRQDVTANSDVGSTDDCGGKVEFTKDEVLALLNERAKAAKFDTKAKIEQMTDIIKKLKVCVRWFQQVEETHVQEKELLRSSLESAEQRYNDKELDAKTKEDRLQATIAEMEENIASLQEKFSKEELNKLDAIENHRREKECRVAAEKLQDSLREELDKVKEDKMAAKNKVTSLEDMYKRLQEYNTSLQQYNTKLQTDLQAVREAHTRAEKEKSSILENLTTLRVHSKSLQEQLALSRVSQDEAVKQKESLLAEVKNLRSELQQVRDDRDRQVVQSKNLADEILMYQESVGKSSHELDILIAKSGSLEETCSLQKERIKMLEQELTFANEKLKMVDASMSHTMTEFAEQKQRLYELQDRLADTEHQLCEGELLRKKLHNTILELKGNIRVFCRVRPLLPDDGGRQEASVIAYPTSTESLGRGIDVVQTGNKHPFTFDKVFDHGASQEEVFFEISQLVQSALDGYKVCIFAYGQTGSGKTYTMMGRPDKPEQKGLIPRSLEQIFKTSQSLRAQGWKYKMQVSMLEIYNESIRDLLMTNRTIAIESVRGDSSSTSGRQYTITHDANGNTHVSDLTIVDVCSIGQISSLLQQAAQSRSVGKTQMNEQSSRSHFVFTLRISGVNESTEQQVQGVLNLIDLAGSERLSKSGATGERLKETQAINKSLSALSDVIFALAKKEDHVPFRNSKLTYLLQPCLGGDSKTLMFVNISPDPSSTGESLCSLRFAARVNACEIGIPRRQTSAKLLDSRLSYG